A region of uncultured Methanobrevibacter sp. DNA encodes the following proteins:
- a CDS encoding glycosyltransferase family 4 protein, giving the protein MCGKMTNIEMLILFLVTICASIFFTWYVRRILLQAKITDNPIVSEHRFKRGTPTMGGIAFLFTISLIIALNFKNGPIVIVCFMMLIGGIVGLVDDLIGLKVKEVQKLVVNVSNEVITLGRLEVEPNEEVRVATPKAKAEVEDLLKDGKVEVIGEVPIKTEPEELEKIICQIVIGLCLGITGGVTTLAGFPLGWLAVPVSIIAILGCINSVNLIDGMDGLAAGIIAIASLACCLYGDLFGLSSIIPPFLILAGISLGFLVFNKYPASIFMGDTGSFVLGVGYASAVLIGDIPVFGVIALGVPILSVVVSLLHRAHIIKLPVEPLHHTLNHYGMSEIKIVLTYWGTTVLLCAVGILVKMFFF; this is encoded by the coding sequence TTGTGTGGTAAAATGACTAATATTGAAATGTTAATTCTTTTTTTAGTGACTATATGTGCTTCTATATTTTTCACATGGTATGTTAGAAGAATATTGTTGCAAGCAAAGATTACAGATAATCCTATAGTTAGTGAACATCGATTTAAAAGGGGTACTCCTACAATGGGAGGTATTGCATTTTTATTTACTATTTCCCTTATTATTGCACTTAATTTCAAGAATGGTCCAATAGTCATTGTGTGCTTTATGATGCTTATCGGTGGAATAGTTGGACTTGTCGATGATTTAATAGGACTTAAGGTAAAGGAAGTTCAAAAACTTGTAGTTAACGTTTCAAATGAAGTGATAACTTTAGGAAGATTGGAAGTTGAACCTAATGAAGAAGTTCGTGTTGCAACTCCAAAGGCAAAAGCTGAAGTTGAAGATTTGCTTAAAGATGGAAAAGTTGAAGTGATTGGAGAAGTTCCAATTAAGACAGAACCTGAGGAACTTGAAAAAATCATTTGTCAAATAGTTATAGGTTTATGTTTGGGAATAACTGGAGGAGTAACAACATTAGCCGGATTCCCATTAGGATGGTTGGCTGTTCCGGTATCTATTATAGCAATACTTGGTTGTATAAATTCAGTCAATCTTATCGATGGTATGGATGGTCTTGCAGCGGGAATTATAGCTATCGCATCACTTGCATGTTGTCTTTATGGAGATTTATTCGGACTGTCAAGCATTATTCCACCATTTTTAATTTTGGCGGGAATCTCTTTAGGATTTTTAGTGTTCAACAAATATCCTGCATCAATTTTCATGGGTGATACCGGATCATTTGTATTGGGAGTAGGTTATGCTTCAGCAGTATTGATTGGTGATATTCCGGTCTTTGGTGTTATTGCATTGGGTGTACCGATTCTGTCTGTAGTTGTAAGTTTACTGCATAGGGCACATATTATCAAATTGCCTGTGGAACCTTTACATCACACATTAAATCATTATGGTATGTCTGAAATTAAGATTGTTTTAACTTACTGGGGAACTACTGTTTTACTTTGTGCTGTAGGCATATTGGTAAAAATGTTCTTCTTCTAA
- a CDS encoding Mur ligase family protein: MDIQELASSINGKLVGNDDFFSIDGFSGKFTFLHDAHTGDIVIREWVDETGVEMAFNQNIACLITPEPRGNAIETANRLDFPMIIIDDIELAREYVLQHTKPDTGVDFCDLVKAVEGKVIGNDEFFSIDGFTGKFTFLNDAHTGDIVIRHWINGTGIEMAFNQNIACLITQNPKDGAIEEAERLNFPLIITDKIELANAYALSHTIKKFSPASTNIVITGTNGKSTTSHLIYHILNNAGYHVLTNTDSESEFNTLIDPMVSKLISDEVEKNGKLDYLVIEVSEVQGWLEKLMENHAALMSNAIEPKVGVITNIAMDHIGLVNSIDDVFDEIKAVPEAIGDGITVLNYDDGLVRKLEAKNPFYTSMSRQSMDNGVYFDDDAIIYDGNVIMTIDELPFTGSHFIQNILSAIGACISLNIDMDKIVDGVKTYKALNRRFAKLHDEPLIFDDFAHNPDGIKATISETLKLLPENQKLHVACAIRGSRGVEINQLNVDAIVESMNDNIELYLSSSNDVVNDLNFVEDDEREVFFNTLNENHVEYMHFDNLKDCLSEVYQNADKKDIILLIGAQGMDPAESLLSDII; this comes from the coding sequence ATGGATATTCAAGAATTGGCCAGTTCTATAAATGGAAAACTTGTAGGAAACGATGATTTTTTCTCAATTGACGGATTTAGTGGGAAATTTACATTTTTGCATGATGCTCATACTGGAGATATTGTAATAAGGGAATGGGTTGATGAAACTGGTGTTGAAATGGCTTTCAATCAGAATATTGCCTGTTTGATAACACCTGAACCTAGAGGAAATGCTATTGAAACCGCAAACAGATTGGATTTTCCAATGATTATTATTGATGACATTGAACTTGCAAGGGAATATGTTTTGCAGCATACCAAACCTGATACCGGGGTAGATTTCTGTGATTTGGTAAAAGCTGTTGAAGGTAAAGTTATAGGTAACGACGAGTTCTTTTCCATTGACGGATTCACCGGAAAATTCACATTTTTAAATGATGCTCATACAGGGGATATTGTAATTAGGCACTGGATTAATGGAACCGGTATTGAAATGGCTTTCAATCAGAATATCGCATGTCTCATAACACAAAATCCAAAGGATGGTGCAATTGAAGAGGCTGAAAGACTAAACTTCCCGTTAATCATCACAGACAAGATTGAACTGGCTAATGCCTATGCGCTTTCACATACAATAAAGAAATTCTCACCCGCTTCCACTAATATAGTAATTACCGGAACAAACGGGAAATCTACAACATCACATTTAATTTATCATATATTGAACAATGCGGGTTATCATGTATTGACAAATACTGACAGTGAATCAGAATTCAATACACTAATTGATCCTATGGTGTCCAAACTGATTTCGGACGAAGTGGAAAAAAACGGCAAACTTGATTATCTTGTCATAGAGGTGTCTGAAGTGCAGGGTTGGCTTGAAAAGCTGATGGAGAATCATGCCGCATTGATGAGTAATGCAATTGAGCCAAAAGTTGGCGTAATAACAAACATTGCAATGGACCATATCGGTCTTGTAAACTCCATAGATGATGTATTTGATGAGATAAAGGCTGTTCCGGAAGCTATTGGTGATGGAATAACTGTATTGAATTATGATGACGGGCTTGTAAGAAAGCTTGAAGCCAAAAATCCGTTTTATACATCAATGTCCAGACAATCTATGGACAATGGCGTTTACTTTGACGATGATGCGATAATATATGACGGCAATGTGATAATGACAATTGATGAGCTGCCGTTTACTGGTAGCCATTTCATCCAAAACATTCTGTCTGCCATTGGAGCATGCATCTCTTTGAATATTGATATGGATAAGATTGTTGATGGGGTTAAAACCTACAAGGCATTGAATAGAAGATTTGCAAAACTGCATGATGAACCATTGATTTTTGATGATTTTGCACATAATCCTGATGGAATAAAAGCAACAATATCTGAAACCCTCAAATTACTTCCAGAAAATCAGAAATTGCATGTTGCCTGTGCAATAAGGGGTTCAAGAGGTGTTGAAATCAATCAGCTGAATGTTGATGCAATTGTTGAATCTATGAACGACAACATTGAGCTGTACCTGTCTTCAAGCAATGATGTGGTAAATGATTTGAACTTTGTTGAAGATGATGAAAGGGAAGTGTTCTTCAATACTTTGAATGAAAATCATGTAGAATATATGCATTTTGATAATTTAAAGGACTGTTTGAGTGAAGTTTACCAGAATGCGGATAAAAAAGATATTATTTTATTAATTGGTGCTCAGGGAATGGATCCTGCTGAGTCACTTTTATCAGACATTATATAA
- a CDS encoding DUF356 domain-containing protein yields the protein MALILIRGENNSKLFSAIADMERHGNLNLTTKPKVVDPAFADSLVEGILNSKLRTKSNVATAFFVKEDTTLSIMQVKKIHPPAHVVVVSDEYGAYSKLEYVLNKSPKLKGYHSNKAINDGMIDYKINKKERHIRNDKLNSYVK from the coding sequence GTGGCTTTAATATTAATCAGAGGAGAAAATAACTCAAAATTATTCAGTGCAATTGCTGATATGGAAAGACATGGCAATTTGAATTTAACCACCAAACCTAAGGTGGTTGATCCTGCATTTGCCGATTCACTTGTTGAAGGAATTCTAAATTCAAAACTTAGAACAAAATCTAATGTGGCCACTGCATTTTTCGTAAAGGAGGATACTACCTTAAGCATCATGCAGGTTAAAAAGATTCATCCTCCGGCACACGTTGTGGTTGTCAGTGATGAATATGGTGCATATTCCAAGTTGGAATATGTATTAAACAAATCTCCTAAATTAAAAGGATATCATTCCAATAAAGCTATTAATGATGGGATGATTGATTATAAAATAAATAAAAAAGAAAGGCACATAAGAAATGATAAATTGAATAGCTATGTAAAATAA